The sequence below is a genomic window from Acidilobus saccharovorans 345-15.
TAGTGATGTCTGCCCTAACTGTCGTTAGCGTCAGGTTCCTGGTCCCTGACCTTGCAGATAGGTATTACATAACTGACTTCGAGGACTCCTTTAATCACATGTTCCGTGCCATGTATATAGCGGAGTACGGCCACCTAACTCCATGGCCTGACTTCATGTGGCTCAACAGGTCCCTCTGGTTCACTCTAGCTGAGGCGATACTTGTCCTCTGGGGCCACCCCACCTGGTTTAAGGACCCGCCGTTCTACTTCGTGATTAAGTGGGTTCCGGAGCTCATGTCGCTTCTCATGGCTCCCGCGACCTACCTATTAGCGAGGTCGCTGGGCCTCAGCAGGAGAGCCGCAGCGGTAGCGATACCTCTTTCCATAGTTCTGTGGTCCGACATTCCAGAGTCCGTGTCGGATCACTATGGAACGGTGACTTTTACCATAGCGGCGGCCACCTTCGTGTTAGCCTTAAGGGAAAGGGACAGAAGGTCCCTAGCTATGCTCCTCGTGGCGACTCTCGCGGCGGTCTATACTCACGAGCTCATAGCGGCCCTAGCAGGGGTGGCCTTTTTCGGGGGCGGGCTCCTCTACTTAATGTTCCCAGGCAAGTCGAACTCAAGGACGTTTACAGCTAAGGCGCTGCTGACGGTAACGGCGGCCTACCTAATAATGGGCGTCTACGACTCTTACGGCTTTGTTCAGCAGGGAATTCACTACTACTGGAGCCTGACTATAAGCACCTTGAGGAGGCTCACCTCCCGCGCCCCTCAGCTAATATACCAGGCCACTGTGAGGGCCATGCCCTCATATCACGTCGCAGTTGAAGTTAAGGCTGCGGCCTACATCGCCGAGCTTCTCATACCCTTTGCAATAGCGGTAGCGCTGAGCCTCAGGAGGCCCGAGCACAGGGCCCTCATGGGGGCTCTGGGGCTTTCGGGACTTGTCGGGGCAGCCTTGACTTTAGGCCTTGGCGCTGTTGGCTGGGCTGACAGGGTGCCTCTGATGTTCATAGGCGTCCTCGCGGTAATACTTGCGTCCCTAGTTGAAGTTAAATCACACAGGAGGGCCGCCGTTGCAGTGGCTTTAGCCCCAGTCATTGTCTTAACGCCTTTATGCCTTTACGCTTCCTTCGCTGGGTACCCAGCTGTAGCATTCCCCGAAGTTGGGTGGGACCTGGGGATTTGGTGGATAGTTACAAGTAACGGAGAACCAGCGTTGACTTCTAACTTCACTGTGGCGGTGCCCGGTGAACTGGCGCCCAACACAATAATAGCCTACTGGCTGCCACCTATACCAGCGGAAGAGTGGTGCAACGAGACCCTCAGCGAGAGCTGGTTCACGCCTGGCTACATGGGGTTCTATTATCAGCCTTACTCTGTTTACTCCGCGTACTCCTCCTGCAGCGATTATCTAAAGCTTTACTCCAACGTCCTTCTCGCAGAATACAATAACAGCATTGTGATAGATGCCCCGGTGGGGTTCCTGGCCCTGATGAGGTAAACCTTAATTTCTTGTTAACGCTATGTGCAAAGGGCGGGGTCAGGAGTCCGTGAGGATAGTGGTTGCTAGGAGGGATTCACTGACTCACATGGATGGCGTCACAAGGTTCACGGCGACCCTGGCTAAGGGCCTGGCCCTCCTTGGCCACAGGGTCGCGCTGATGAGCTGGGGCCTGCTGGACGCGCCAAATGGCTACAGCGACTTTAACGACTACCTTAAGGGAGTTTATGGTATAGAGTCTATTGACGTCTTGACCATACGAGGCCACGTAAGCTCTCACCCGGAGCCGCGCGTGTCCATTGACTGGCTCCTCAGGGGGAGTAGGGTCCTCAGGGAGTGGGACGCCGACGCCATTATAATTAGCGGCGTCGCCCCCTTAACCTTCAGGCCAAGGGTGGCTGTGCTTCATAATGTGACAAGGCTTCGCTCCAGGGTCGCGAGGTGGCTTTATAGGAGGCTTTACAAATCCTATGATGTTGTAGTGTGCGTCTCCAAAAAGTCCAGCTCAGAGGCGTTATCAGCTGGCGTCAGGTGTGGCAGGGTAATCTACAACCCAGTTGACCTGAAGCCCTTTAGGCCAAGAGGTGACAGGGAGCCGCTGGTTGTCCATATAGGAACCAGGGGTGAGAAGAACGTCGACATAAGCATTCACGCGGTTAAAATGATGAGGGACAGGGGCTATAACTTAAGGCTGGCGGTAATAGGCCCCGGCGCCTCAAATTCTGTAAAAAACTTCTTAGGTGAAGTGCCCGAGTGGGTCCTGCCTCTTGACAATGCCAGTGAGGAAGTCAAGGCTGACATGCTTTCGAGGTCAAAGGCCCTGTTGCTGCCGTCTAGCTATGAGACCTTTTCTTACGTAGCAGTTGAGGCCATGGCAAGCGGAACGCCTCCCATCGTCTCCGAGGCCGTCCCTGAAGAAGTAGTTATGGATGGCGTCAACGGGCTAAGGGTCCCAGAGCTGAGGCCTGAGGCATTTGCGGAGGCCCTGGCGAGACTCATTAACGACGAGGACCTCTGGTGGAGGCTTAGTGAGGCAGGGGTCAATTGGGCTAAGCGGTATGATTACATGACTGTGGCTAAGGAGTACGAGTCCCTGCTCCACGAAATTATCAATAAGGGCTAACTTGGTCGCTAGCGTGCGAGACACCTAAGCCTTGCCGGCAGCGTATAGTGACAGTAGTTTATCAGTGACCTGATTCCACGTATATACTCCGTCCCTTCCTTTAAGGCCTAGCTTGTAAGCCAGGCCGCTGTCATTATATATCGTGATTATGGCAGCAGCCAAGGCTCTCGGGTTCTTAGGGGAACTAGGAGGCGTTGACTGTGAGTTCCGCCTCCTCAAGGCAGCGTCCTTCTGTTAGCTTACGCGGAACTACAAGGGTTCTACTACAACATCTCGATAATCGCTATTGCAAGAAACTTAAGAACCGCTGCCTCAATAAATTTAAAACGTGCCTAGAAGGCCAATACTCGGTCTACAGATTGAGCTCAAAAGGCCTGATCTCCGTTATTGTCACCGCCTACAACAGGAAACAGTACCTTCCCCACGCGCTGCGAAGCCTCGAGGCGCAGACCCTCCCCAGGGACAGGTTCGAGGTAATTGTGGTCAAGAACTTCGAGGATCCAGTTAGCGACAGCATAATTCGCAGGAACGGCTGGAAGGAAGTCTACAGCGACGAGCAGTACCAGGGCAGGTTCCTATTAGCGGGCCTCGAGGAGGCAAAGGGCGACATAATAACCTTCCTGGATGACGACGACATGTACAGGGAGGACAGGCTCGAGAAGGTCTACACTACTTTTAAATCTGTTACTGACGTTGTCTATTTCTACAACTCACAAAAACCTATTGATGAACAAGGGAACATCCTATATACTCAACTGAAATCCTCGGCTACAGAAAGGCTTTATTTAGTAAAGTCTAGAGCTCTTCTAAAAGTCAACCAAAGACTTGGCCTATGCCTTTTTGAAGAGCCCTCCCTTATTAGGGTGATCGGGCTTCACGATTTTAACAGCAGCTCTATGGCTATCGGAAAAGCCGTGCTAGAGGATTACAAGGAGAACCTAAGATCACTTAAACTAGCTCTTGACTTCTTTATAGGCTCGGTAGCTAGGAACTCTGAGGGCCTACTTGCTATATATATGGGACAACTAACCTACTATAGGCTTCATCAAAAAAATACATCGTCTTTCAGCAATGCATGGAAGGAACGTAGTAAACGCTTAGAAGCCTTATACAGGGAGGCTCTCTATCAAATCTTTTATATTAATGGCAATCAACTTATAGGGAACCTTTACCCAAAGAGTTGCAGGTGTAACAGGTATAGACTGTTTGCCGTAGGTAGTAAACTTCACCTTTACGCTATACCTCTTAAAGAGCTGCGTTACGTCTATAACGAGTTCCCGACATCGTTGAAGGAGCTATATGGTTACCTCAGATGCGCCATAAAGCTTAAGCAGTTACATGATGAAAACAAAGCTAGGGCTGCGATGAGCTCGATCATATTAACGTTTGGGTCGCTCTTATTATGGATCGGAGGCTATATGCCCATCACGCCCTTAAGGAGATCGCTATATGATCTTGCAGGAGGCGTTACTAGGAAGATTTACTACGCCATATAGCGTTCAGGCATTCATGCAATCCCTTACAAAATAGCGCCATTGACATTTAATCTAAACGATGCAGATCCTAATCTTATATTAACATTCAAGCTTGATATATACGCAATAGATGGTCTATAACTTCGCTCCATGACAATACCGATTTACTCCCTTCTGCTCCTAGCTTCCCCCCCAGCGAGGGGTCGCGTGCTAATAAAAGTATGGCCTCAGCCAAGGCCCGTGGGTCCCTAGGGGGGACCAGGAGGCCGTTGACCATGTTCTTGACCCTGTATGGCACCTCGCCGACCGCGGACGCTATGACTGGTTTGCCCCTGGCCCAGGCCTCAGTTATTGCCAGGGAGAAGGCCTCGGCGTAGTCGCTGACGCTCGGCAGCGCGAGGGCCAGGGACGCGTCTATGGCCCCAACCTTTGCCTCCTCGTCAACGTAGCCGGTGAAGAGCACCCTGTCCCTGACCCCGAGCCTCTCGGCGAGCGCCAGGTAAGGCCCCTGGTCCCCCGGCCCCACGACCACTGCCTTGAGCTCTGGTGACTCCCTCTTTACAACAGTCATGGCCCTTATGAGCACGTCCACGCCCTTGAGCCTGTGCAGCCTCCCCACGTAGACCACGAACGGGTCGTGAACCCCGAACCTCTCCCTGAACTTCTCAGCCATGTTGGGCATTGTCAGGAGCCTCTCGTCGACGCCGTCTGGCACGTAAACCGTTTCAACCCCATACCTTGCCCTTAGCAACTCAGCGTCCCTGTGGCTCTTGACCAGCCTGAGGTCACTGGCCTTAAGGGCGACCCTGACGTTCCTCCTGCCGTAAAGCGGGCCTATGAGCCTCACCAGGGGGTTTGGGTGGTCCCCCAGGGAGTCAACCGCCATGAAGTGCAGCGCTGTCTTAGCGCCGAGGCCCTTCGCCTCCTCCAGGATTTTTACCGTGAAGAGGCTGTTCTGGCTGTGCCCGTGAACTATGTCAGCTGACCTGAGCAGCTCCCTGGGCACATAGAGGGGGTACGTCAGGTCAGGGAAGCCAAGCCTAATAGACTTGGCCCTGTGCACGTGAACCCCATTAACGACCTCCTCCCTGGGCCTGCCCCCGTAAGCTGCCGTTACAACGTGGACCTCGTGGCCCCTCGAGGCCATGCCTTCAGCTAAGGCCCTCACGACGTTCTCAATCCCGCCTGCTGCGGGCCAGTAGCTGTGAACCACGTGAACTATCCTCAACCCGCTGCCAGCTCCCCTAATGCTGGTCGCTGGGGCCCTCTTAGTTCCTTTCGCCCACAGCCTCTCTGTAAAGCGAGGCGTACTCCATGGCCATGATGTCTCAGCCAAAGGACCTGATGAACTCAACCCCATGCTTTGGAAGGTACTCGGCCAGGGAGTTCACCACAGTGACTAAGCCCCTTCGTAGTAGCCAAGGCCCATCAATACCTTAGCGCCTTGCACTATACTACCTTGTCCCCTTTACCTTTTAATTACTTTTAGATGCAAGGTTTATTATGAGTTTACGGCGTGTAACGTAAATGGAAAATTCGATTTGATCTGGCTAGGTTGAGGAGCTTGAAATATACTTGAAATATGAGAGAAGCAATACTATGCCGTAAGCTTTCCGTAAAGTTCCTCATACTTGGGGAGCAGCCTGCCCCACGTGAACCTCTGGGACCACTGCCTGGCCTGATAGGCTAGCTTCCTCCTTAGGCTCTCATTGGTAAGCAGCTCAGCTATGGCCTCGCCGAAGTCCCTTGGCTTAGGCCTAGCCCACAGGCCTACGACGCCTGGAGGGGCAACCTCCACCTGCCCTCCCTGCCCAGTTATGACTGGCGGCGTGCCATGAGCCTCAGCCTCCAGGAGCGTTATCCCGAAGGGCTCAAAGGTAGACGGGAAGGCGTAGACGTCGCTTGCAGAGTAGAGCCTGTGCTTCTCGCCCTCGCTGACGGCTCCAAGGTACTCTGCCTTAACTCCGTGGGACCTGACGTAGCTGATAACTTCATTAACCAGGCCCTCGTCCGGGCCCGCGATGACCAGCTTCACCTCCTTTGCCTTGCCCCTGACGTACTCCATAGACTTGGCCAGGAGCCCCAAGTTCTTGGACTTGCTCACCCTCCCAAGGTATAGCACCGCGGAGCCGCTCCTCGAGTCTAAGTCGGCGCTGCACCTGTCCTCGTCGATCCCGTTTGGTATGACATGAATCTTCCCCTCGTCCAGGCCAAGCCCCTGAACTACCCTGGACTCATAGGAGGTCAGCGCGATATACGCATCATACGCAGCCAGGGCGCCCCTGCCGAAGGCGTCAGCCAGCCTGTGGTAAAGCCAGGTGACGAGGCCCAGCTGGCTTAGCGTGTGAAAGGGGGAGTGGCCGTGAAGCACAGCAGTGAAACCGAGCTCTCCCTTGAGCCTAGCCACCTGGAAGACGTGGGGGTGCCTCCATACGTGCACGTGAACTACGTCGGGCCTCAGGGACCTTATTACGTCAGGAAGCTCAGGGCTGTACGAGCCGTGGCTCCAGGTAAACCTTGGCCTCAGCCTTATCACGTGGACCCCGTTGATTACCTCCTCCCTTGGCAGCGAGCCGAGGCCGTCCGACCTGAGCCTGTTATACGTTACTACGTGGACCTCGTGGCCCCTTGAGGCCATGTACTCAGCTATTCTCCTCACTACCTCCTCCACGCCGCCCACGACAGGCGAGTAGAACGGCGAGACTTGCACTATCCTCAATTGCCGCGGCGCCCAATGCTAACTATCGCACAACAGAAGTATAAGGGTTCTCCACGGTTTGACGTGGTGGCCCCATTGCAGGGCTTTTACCCTAAGCCGGCTTACCTCATCAACCTAAAAAGGCGTCCAAGATAGCCATACCCGGTCTGCAGCTTGAGCTCAGGAGAGCTGATTTCCGTCATAGTGACAGCGCATAACAGAAAGCAGTACCTGCCCTACGCGCTGCGAAGCCTCGAGGCCCAGACCCTCCCCAGGGACAGGTTCGAGGTAATAGTTGTCAAGAACTTTGATGACAAAGAGAGCGACGAGATAATTCTCAGGAACGGCTGGAAGAACATAATCACTGACGTAGTGCCCCTCGGGGGCAAGATAGCGATTGGCCTCGAGGAGGCCAGGGGGGACGTGGTGACTTTCCTTGAGGACGACGACATGTACTTCCCTGAGAGGCTCTCGGTGGTTTACAAGGCATTCGCTGACCTCCCAGGGCTCATATACCTTCACAACGGCCAGGAGGTCATTGACGAGGGCGGCTCCAGCCTGGGACCCCTTCAGGGCCTCAGTCATGACGTGGTGATCCCGCTGCCCCCCACGGAGGTCGCCTGCTACGCGGCCCTAGTTAACCCCGGGGGCTTCCACAACAACAGCTCAATAGCGGCCAGGAGGCATGTCCTTGAGGGCGGTCCCCTGAGGTATGTCCGTTCGTCGCCCGACCTCGCCGCGCTGGCCTCTGCGCTCCGCCGCGGCAGGGGCCTCCTCCTGCTCATGGGCAGGCCGCTGACCTACTGGAGGGTCCACACGGGGGCCACCACGTCGCACTCGTACTCCTCAAGGTCGGGCGACATGGCAAGCTCGCTGAGGGCCCTGGCAAGGTCATACTACGCCTGGGCCCTCGACGCCCACCTAGTCAAGTCGTACCTGGCCGGCACCCCGTGCGAGAGGTACGTAGAGCACCTTGAGGCCTTCAGGGCCGTTGAGATCGCCTCCATGCCCTCCTGGGCCGCCGGCCAGAGGCTCACGGTCACGCTGTATCGCAGGCTCCGGCAGGCCCAGGCCCTGAGGAGGCTGGGCTCGGTGAGCGCAAGGAACTACCTTGTGATGGTGGCGGACTCCCTCATGTCAAAGGCGCCTGACAGGCTAAGGGAGCTGTACTGGAAAGCCAGGTGGCTGGCCGGCGGACAATAATAAGAAGTGAGAGAGTAAAAGGGAGGGAAGAAGAGAAAAAGAAAGAAAGGGAGGGAAGTCTGCTGGGCCCCCACACAGGTTTAAAAAAAGAAGCTAGGTAAGGAAGCGCGACGCGCACTACTTCCTCCTCACGGCCCACACCGCCAGGGCCACCACCACGGCCGTCACGACCACGGCGGCTGCTATGTCGCCGGCTGAGGTAACGTACCTGTACACAGTTGTTGTGAACGTGCTGGTGCTTGTTGACGTCACCGTTACGGTAGACGTCGTAACCGAGGTCACCGCGGTGGTGGTCGTAGTTGTAGTGCTCGTGGTGGTCACGGGCGTTGTCGTAGTGACCGTCGTCACGTACGGGTCGTTGCTCGTGACCCACTGCTCAGGCACCTGGCTCATCGAGTATGCGCTGTAGTAGTACCACCAGGGCTCCGGCACGCTCTGGTTCACCAGGTGCAGGCACAGGAGCGCCGCGGGCCACCCTATGAGCCAGTAGGACGCCCAGTAGTCGTGGCCCTGGCTCGGGAACCCAGTTATCGTCTCGTTAATGTACTCGTAGGGCGAGTACGGGTAGAGCAGCGATATGGAGGGCAGAGTCTCAACCCAGAGCATGCCCACGTCGTTTATGTACTTCTCGTAGAGCGTCTCGTTGACGAGTCAGTACTGCATGGCCTCGTTGATGTACTCCATGAAGGGGTACTGGGAGAGGTTTATCCACATGAAGCCCCCGAAGCCCATTGCAGACTCATTTGTAGTCTTGGGCGAGAGCCTGGCCAGGAACTGCTGGGCCGCCACGGGCACTGCCCCCATGCCCCAGAACCTCGCCATCCAGTAGTCCCCGCTGAGCAGGTCCGAGAACCAGGTGCTGAAGGGCAGCGTCTCGGGCACCACGTTAAGGCCGATGGCCTTCAGCTCGTCGGCTATGAGCACGGCTGACTCGTCGTAGTCGGCCTCGCCGGAGGGCTCAATTATGGTCATCTGTATGTCCGACACGTCAGTCCCGTTGGGGGCGTAGAGCTGGCCGTTGACAAACCTCCAGCCGTGGGCCTCTAGCCAGTGTATTGCGCCGCTGACGTTGCCCTCCGGCGGCGCAAGGAGCTCGCCACGCTCACCACGGTTGAGTTGAACCCGCCTATGAGCGA
It includes:
- a CDS encoding glycosyltransferase family 4 protein, coding for MRIVHVVHSYWPAAGGIENVVRALAEGMASRGHEVHVVTAAYGGRPREEVVNGVHVHRAKSIRLGFPDLTYPLYVPRELLRSADIVHGHSQNSLFTVKILEEAKGLGAKTALHFMAVDSLGDHPNPLVRLIGPLYGRRNVRVALKASDLRLVKSHRDAELLRARYGVETVYVPDGVDERLLTMPNMAEKFRERFGVHDPFVVYVGRLHRLKGVDVLIRAMTVVKRESPELKAVVVGPGDQGPYLALAERLGVRDRVLFTGYVDEEAKVGAIDASLALALPSVSDYAEAFSLAITEAWARGKPVIASAVGEVPYRVKNMVNGLLVPPRDPRALAEAILLLARDPSLGGKLGAEGSKSVLSWSEVIDHLLRIYQA
- a CDS encoding glycosyltransferase family 2 protein, which gives rise to MSSKGLISVIVTAYNRKQYLPHALRSLEAQTLPRDRFEVIVVKNFEDPVSDSIIRRNGWKEVYSDEQYQGRFLLAGLEEAKGDIITFLDDDDMYREDRLEKVYTTFKSVTDVVYFYNSQKPIDEQGNILYTQLKSSATERLYLVKSRALLKVNQRLGLCLFEEPSLIRVIGLHDFNSSSMAIGKAVLEDYKENLRSLKLALDFFIGSVARNSEGLLAIYMGQLTYYRLHQKNTSSFSNAWKERSKRLEALYREALYQIFYINGNQLIGNLYPKSCRCNRYRLFAVGSKLHLYAIPLKELRYVYNEFPTSLKELYGYLRCAIKLKQLHDENKARAAMSSIILTFGSLLLWIGGYMPITPLRRSLYDLAGGVTRKIYYAI
- a CDS encoding glycosyltransferase family 4 protein translates to MRIVVARRDSLTHMDGVTRFTATLAKGLALLGHRVALMSWGLLDAPNGYSDFNDYLKGVYGIESIDVLTIRGHVSSHPEPRVSIDWLLRGSRVLREWDADAIIISGVAPLTFRPRVAVLHNVTRLRSRVARWLYRRLYKSYDVVVCVSKKSSSEALSAGVRCGRVIYNPVDLKPFRPRGDREPLVVHIGTRGEKNVDISIHAVKMMRDRGYNLRLAVIGPGASNSVKNFLGEVPEWVLPLDNASEEVKADMLSRSKALLLPSSYETFSYVAVEAMASGTPPIVSEAVPEEVVMDGVNGLRVPELRPEAFAEALARLINDEDLWWRLSEAGVNWAKRYDYMTVAKEYESLLHEIINKG
- a CDS encoding ABC transporter substrate-binding protein, encoding MPEPTSTHGLPAPSTAFIRAFTSFSAVTAFLENQESYLECSLSKGSQPKRPPGLLRPLNVKLLSPARAALAHRRVQLNRGERGELLAPPEGNVSGAIHWLEAHGWRFVNGQLYAPNGTDVSDIQMTIIEPSGEADYDESAVLIADELKAIGLNVVPETLPFSTWFSDLLSGDYWMARFWGMGAVPVAAQQFLARLSPKTTNESAMGFGGFMWINLSQYPFMEYINEAMQY
- a CDS encoding glycosyltransferase family A protein, yielding MSSGELISVIVTAHNRKQYLPYALRSLEAQTLPRDRFEVIVVKNFDDKESDEIILRNGWKNIITDVVPLGGKIAIGLEEARGDVVTFLEDDDMYFPERLSVVYKAFADLPGLIYLHNGQEVIDEGGSSLGPLQGLSHDVVIPLPPTEVACYAALVNPGGFHNNSSIAARRHVLEGGPLRYVRSSPDLAALASALRRGRGLLLLMGRPLTYWRVHTGATTSHSYSSRSGDMASSLRALARSYYAWALDAHLVKSYLAGTPCERYVEHLEAFRAVEIASMPSWAAGQRLTVTLYRRLRQAQALRRLGSVSARNYLVMVADSLMSKAPDRLRELYWKARWLAGGQ
- a CDS encoding glycosyltransferase family 4 protein, with the translated sequence MQVSPFYSPVVGGVEEVVRRIAEYMASRGHEVHVVTYNRLRSDGLGSLPREEVINGVHVIRLRPRFTWSHGSYSPELPDVIRSLRPDVVHVHVWRHPHVFQVARLKGELGFTAVLHGHSPFHTLSQLGLVTWLYHRLADAFGRGALAAYDAYIALTSYESRVVQGLGLDEGKIHVIPNGIDEDRCSADLDSRSGSAVLYLGRVSKSKNLGLLAKSMEYVRGKAKEVKLVIAGPDEGLVNEVISYVRSHGVKAEYLGAVSEGEKHRLYSASDVYAFPSTFEPFGITLLEAEAHGTPPVITGQGGQVEVAPPGVVGLWARPKPRDFGEAIAELLTNESLRRKLAYQARQWSQRFTWGRLLPKYEELYGKLTA